One region of Polyodon spathula isolate WHYD16114869_AA chromosome 25, ASM1765450v1, whole genome shotgun sequence genomic DNA includes:
- the LOC121299911 gene encoding translocator protein-like, with product MWTHILGFTALPHVGGIVGSLYTRTEVSTWYKTLKKPAWWPPNRVFLIAWTTLYTGMGYGSYLIWKEVGGFTSTASVPLGLYGAQLALNWAWTPIFFGAHNLKLALVEIVILSGTVAATMVSWYPINKTATLLMVPYLMWLTLASSLSYCIWRDNPDKEE from the exons ATGTGGACTCACATTCTGGGATTCACCGCACTGCCCCATGTGGGTGGGATCGTGGGCTCTCTCTACACCAGAACAGAGGTGTCCACCTGGTACAAGACCCTAAAGAAGCCTGCCTGGTGGCCCCCAAACCGCGTGTTCCTCATCGCCTGGACCACCCTGTACACCGGCATGGG ATACGGGTCCTACCTGATCTGGAAGGAAGTCGGGGGGTTCACCAGCACCGCCTCCGTCCCCCTGGGGCTCTACGGAGCCCAGCTGGCACTGAACTGGGCCTGGACCCCCATCTTCTTTGGGGCGCACAACCTCAAACTG GCCCTGGTGGAGATTGTGATACTCTCCGGGACAGTGGCAGCCACCATGGTGTCCTGGTACCCCATCAACAAGACCGCCACCCTGCTCATGGTACCTTACCTGATGTGGCTCACCCTGGCCAGCAGCCTGTCCTACTGCATCTGGAGAGACAACCCTGATAAGGAGGAGTGA
- the LOC121300224 gene encoding ubiquinol-cytochrome-c reductase complex assembly factor 2, protein MSATRYRRFLRLCEEWPVDETKRGRDLATFLRQKVALAFREGESTQIADPEKCDQMYESLARIHANVYKEKFPRVRDTSFTGVTVEECRVVLATDSMQQMEDMKKGIWTKLKERFSSKAPEEGAKE, encoded by the exons ATGTCTGCAACCCGTTACCGGCGCTTTCTGCGGCTCTGCGAAGAGTGGCCGGTAGATGAGACAAAACGGGGCCGGGACCTCGCCACGTTTCTCCGGCAGAAGGTGGCCCTGGCGTTCCGCGAAGGGGAGAGTACGCAG ATCGCAGATCCGGAGAAGTGTGATCAGATGTATGAGAGCTTAGCTCGGATCCACGCCAATGTCTATAAAGAGAAG TTCCCTCGTGTCCGAGACACCAGTTTTACAGGAGTGACGGTAGAGGAGTGCAGAGTTGTGTTAGCCACAG ACAGCATGCAACAAATGGAGGACATGAAGAAGGGGATTTGGACGAAGCTGAAGGAAAGGTTTTCCTCGAAGGCTCCGGAAGAGGGCGCTAAGGAGTGA
- the LOC121300223 gene encoding inositol hexakisphosphate kinase 1-like isoform X1 — protein MVLLEGAELDKTRTRVRLEPFAHQVGGHTSMMHYDETTICKPLFSQEQVFYESLPADMKPFTPQYRGLISVYLEKDSRGHISLVAFPQNDNESPAQESPVATRRIQQRAKTSCAAEHKPAREGPLLDRTCNDSRSSVCGTETGKGKQDTSFHTKDSNGNESATPERSSHNPWGLHCHRAQLTRMSSVSKDNTPYKFLLLENVASAFQLPCILDLKMGTRQHGEDASEEKKRRHMKKCEQSTSSSLGLRLGGMQVYQATTGHFLCRNKYDGRTLTAEGFRQALYQYLHDGLQLKRELLQPVLQKLSALRAVIERQGSYRFYSSSLLLIYEGKNNSPGRSPFSTPPRVDVRMIDFAHTTCRGATPNHSAYEGPDRGYIFGVENLINMLQEIKDGD, from the exons ATGGTTCTGCTGGAGGGAGCGGAGCTGGACAAGACCAGGACCAGGGTTCGACTGGAGCCCTTCGCTCACCAGGTGGGGGGCCACACGTCGATGATGCACTACGATGAGACCACAATATGCAAGCCCCTCTTCTCCCAAGAGCAGGTCTTCTATGAATCACTGCCAGCTGACATGAAGCCCTTCACCCCCCAGTACAGAG GGCTCATCTCTGTTTACTTGGAGAAGGATAGCAGAGGGCACATCAGCCTGGTCGCCTTTCCTCAGAATGACAATGAGAGCCCAGCCCAAGAATCTCCTGTGGCAACAAGGAGGATACAACAGAGAGCCAAGACCAGCTGTGCAGCAGAGCACAAACCAGCCCGAGAGGGACCCCTGCTGGACAGAACCTGCAATGACAG CAGAAGCAGTGTGTGCGGGACGGAGACGGGGAAGGGGAAGCAGGACACCTCCTTCCACACGAAGGATTCCAACGGGAATGAGAGTGCCACTCCGGAGAGGAGCAGCCACAACCCCTGGGGGCTTCACTGCCACCGCGCCCAGCTCACACGCATGTCCTCAGTCAGCAAAGACAACACGCCCTACA AATTCCTGCTGCTGGAGAACGTGGCATCTGCGTTCCAGCTGCCCTGCATCCTGGACCTGAAGATGGGCACGCGGCAGCACGGGGAGGACGCCTCAGAGGAGAAGAAGAGGCGCCACATGAAGAAGTGTGAGCAGAGCACCTCCTCCTCGCTGGGCCTGAGGCTGGGCGGCATGCAG GTCTACCAGGCGACCACCGGCCATTTCCTGTGCAGGAACAAGTATGACGGGCGGACGCTGACGGCGGAGGGCTTCCGGCAGGCTCTTTACCAGTACCTGCACGACGGGCTCCAGCTGAAGAGGGAGCTCCTCCAGCCGGTCCTGCAGAAGCTTAGTGCCCTGCGGGCAGTCATCGAGCGCCAGGGCTCCTACCGCTTCTACTCCAGCTCCTTGCTCCTCATTTACGAGGGCAAGAACAACAGCCCGGGCCGGTCCCCCTTCAGCACCCCGCCCAGAGTCGACGTCCGCATGATAGATTTCGCTCACACCACCTGCAGGGGTGCCACACCCAACCACTCCGCGTACGAGGGACCCGATCGCGGCTACATTTTCGGGGTGGAGAACCTGATTAATATGCTCCAGGAAATCAAGGACGGAGACTGA
- the LOC121300223 gene encoding inositol hexakisphosphate kinase 1-like isoform X2, whose product MVLLEGAELDKTRTRVRLEPFAHQVGGHTSMMHYDETTICKPLFSQEQVFYESLPADMKPFTPQYRGLISVYLEKDSRGHISLVAFPQNDNESPAQESPVATRRIQQRAKTSCAAEHKPAREGPLLDRTCNDRSSVCGTETGKGKQDTSFHTKDSNGNESATPERSSHNPWGLHCHRAQLTRMSSVSKDNTPYKFLLLENVASAFQLPCILDLKMGTRQHGEDASEEKKRRHMKKCEQSTSSSLGLRLGGMQVYQATTGHFLCRNKYDGRTLTAEGFRQALYQYLHDGLQLKRELLQPVLQKLSALRAVIERQGSYRFYSSSLLLIYEGKNNSPGRSPFSTPPRVDVRMIDFAHTTCRGATPNHSAYEGPDRGYIFGVENLINMLQEIKDGD is encoded by the exons ATGGTTCTGCTGGAGGGAGCGGAGCTGGACAAGACCAGGACCAGGGTTCGACTGGAGCCCTTCGCTCACCAGGTGGGGGGCCACACGTCGATGATGCACTACGATGAGACCACAATATGCAAGCCCCTCTTCTCCCAAGAGCAGGTCTTCTATGAATCACTGCCAGCTGACATGAAGCCCTTCACCCCCCAGTACAGAG GGCTCATCTCTGTTTACTTGGAGAAGGATAGCAGAGGGCACATCAGCCTGGTCGCCTTTCCTCAGAATGACAATGAGAGCCCAGCCCAAGAATCTCCTGTGGCAACAAGGAGGATACAACAGAGAGCCAAGACCAGCTGTGCAGCAGAGCACAAACCAGCCCGAGAGGGACCCCTGCTGGACAGAACCTGCAATGACAG AAGCAGTGTGTGCGGGACGGAGACGGGGAAGGGGAAGCAGGACACCTCCTTCCACACGAAGGATTCCAACGGGAATGAGAGTGCCACTCCGGAGAGGAGCAGCCACAACCCCTGGGGGCTTCACTGCCACCGCGCCCAGCTCACACGCATGTCCTCAGTCAGCAAAGACAACACGCCCTACA AATTCCTGCTGCTGGAGAACGTGGCATCTGCGTTCCAGCTGCCCTGCATCCTGGACCTGAAGATGGGCACGCGGCAGCACGGGGAGGACGCCTCAGAGGAGAAGAAGAGGCGCCACATGAAGAAGTGTGAGCAGAGCACCTCCTCCTCGCTGGGCCTGAGGCTGGGCGGCATGCAG GTCTACCAGGCGACCACCGGCCATTTCCTGTGCAGGAACAAGTATGACGGGCGGACGCTGACGGCGGAGGGCTTCCGGCAGGCTCTTTACCAGTACCTGCACGACGGGCTCCAGCTGAAGAGGGAGCTCCTCCAGCCGGTCCTGCAGAAGCTTAGTGCCCTGCGGGCAGTCATCGAGCGCCAGGGCTCCTACCGCTTCTACTCCAGCTCCTTGCTCCTCATTTACGAGGGCAAGAACAACAGCCCGGGCCGGTCCCCCTTCAGCACCCCGCCCAGAGTCGACGTCCGCATGATAGATTTCGCTCACACCACCTGCAGGGGTGCCACACCCAACCACTCCGCGTACGAGGGACCCGATCGCGGCTACATTTTCGGGGTGGAGAACCTGATTAATATGCTCCAGGAAATCAAGGACGGAGACTGA
- the LOC121299951 gene encoding LEM domain-containing protein 2-like, translating to MASALPDDELRRELKSFGFCPGPISDSTRKLYLNKLKKLASENYSKSRFARTQRPHKHVLSSQQHQTQHRHDSLRLRENSASPSHRYRTSSFNQQDSDESDDYEAYLHCARPADNVNFTSYTKEDLQKRCDSTVKQNVFLDRQLSLALLTCTLVLSAVIIWLVYVKTVGLGQNKDVENNLKMLPVDCKGKTDTYCRAEEHKVHMQLLSELYSFLAKVAGDFECGNPSDLKSKCISVDDAKSYLAILNGGYTDRFEAALQMIVQSKRDLGIRVVEPGSAPGAVRCLESSQPQMGFMCRFSRAVFSVMSRMFIFVLALGVLWGVLILLRYRWRRLQEEEQAMYELVKRIIGEVRDHYKDWDQGLEPIPYVPIPHVRDSLIPPQNRRRMRRIWDRAVEFLSSNESRIRTETHRIAGEDFLVWRWTQPVELSDSS from the exons ATGGCTTCTGCTTTACCCGATGATGAACTTCGAAGGGAGCTGAAATCTTTCGGGTTCTGCCCGGGTCCAATCTCAGACAGCACCAGGAAGCTTTACCTCAACAAACTCAAGAAGCTGGCGTCCGAAAACTACAGTAAATCGAGGTTTGCCAGAACCCAGAGACCTCACAAGCATGTACTGAGCAGCCAGCAGCATCAAACCCAACACAGGCACGACAGCCTGAGACTGCGAGAGAACAGCGCCAGCCCCAGCCACCGATACCGGACTTCAAGCTTCAACCAGCAGGACAGCGACGAATCCGACGATTATGAAGCTTATTTGCACTGCGCTCGTCCGGCGGACAACGTCAACTTCACCTCGTACACAAAGGAGGATTTGCAGAAGCGATGCGACAGCACAGTGAAGCAGAACGTGTTTCTAGACCGCCAGCTCTCTCTGGCTCTGCTTACATGCACCCTGGTCCTGTCCGCCGTTATAATTTGGCTGGTCTATGTGAAAACCGTGGGTCtggggcaaaacaaagatgtggAAAATAATC tTAAAATGCTTCCTGTGGATTGCAAGGGGAAAACCGACACA TACTGCAGAGCAGAGGAGCATAAGGTGCACATGCAGCTGCTGTCTGAGCTGTACAGCTTCCTCGCCAAAGTGGCAG gtGACTTTGAGTGTGGAAATCCATCAGACCTCAAgagtaaatgtatttctgttgatGATGCCAAAAGTTATTTAGCC ATTTTAAACGGGGGCTACACAGACCGGTTTGAAGCGGCTCTTCAGATGATCGTTCAGAGCAAGCGAGACCTGGGCATCAG GGTGGTGGAGCCGGGCAGTGCCCCCGGGGCAGTGCGGTGCCTGGAGTCCAGTCAGCCCCAGATGGGATTCATGTGCCGCTTCAGCAGGGCCGTCTTCAGCGTCATGAGCAGGATGTTCATATTCGTCCTTG CTCTAGGGGTGTTGTGGGGAGTCCTGATCCTGCTGCGCTACCGCTGGAGGAGGctgcaggaggaggagcaggCCATGTACGAGCTGGTGAAGAGGATCATAG gcgAGGTCCGGGATCACTATAAAGACTGGGATCAGGGTCTGGAGCCCATTCCCTATGTACCCATCCCTCACGTGCGGGACTCCCTCATCCCACCACAGAACAG GAGGCGCATGAGGCGGATTTGGGACAGGGCTGTGGAGTTCCTGTCCTCAAACGAGTCTCGTATCCGCACAGAGACACACCGCATCGCCGGGGAGGATTTCCTGGTGTGGCGCTGGACCCAGCCCGTGGAGTTGTCCGACTCCAGCTAG